A DNA window from Fodinibius sp. Rm-B-1B1-1 contains the following coding sequences:
- a CDS encoding HlyD family secretion protein produces MQKLPLALIVFTLLQIIISGCNNNGKSDAYGQFEATKTTISTEIGGKLLRFNVEEGDDLKADQHVGLVDTTRLVLQRDELDARLESIDARIDNINAQVEVQKSELETAQNDLNRIKVLHKDGAATQKQLDDAQARVRTIKKQINALQTQKQSVRAEINAIQAQIAQLEDKIADTQIINPINGKVLTTFVEPYELVQNGQPLYQIASLDTLELRIYISGAQLPSVTLGQSVEVLVDKNAEENQAMGGRISWIASDAEFTPKMIQTKEERVTQVYAVKVKVPNPDGILKIGMPGEVNFQTRN; encoded by the coding sequence ATGCAAAAGTTACCTTTGGCATTAATTGTATTCACTTTATTACAAATTATCATTTCGGGATGCAATAATAATGGTAAATCTGATGCCTATGGACAGTTTGAGGCAACAAAGACCACCATTTCTACAGAAATAGGGGGCAAGCTGTTACGCTTTAACGTTGAAGAAGGGGATGATCTGAAAGCGGACCAGCACGTTGGGCTGGTGGATACCACAAGGTTGGTGTTACAAAGAGATGAATTGGACGCTCGGTTGGAATCTATCGATGCTCGGATTGACAATATCAATGCACAGGTGGAGGTACAAAAAAGTGAATTGGAAACAGCGCAAAATGATTTGAATCGGATCAAGGTACTTCATAAAGATGGTGCGGCTACGCAGAAGCAATTAGATGACGCCCAGGCCCGGGTTCGTACCATCAAAAAACAGATTAACGCACTGCAAACACAAAAGCAGTCGGTACGTGCAGAAATAAATGCGATCCAGGCACAAATTGCTCAGCTCGAGGATAAGATTGCAGACACTCAGATTATTAACCCAATTAATGGCAAAGTGCTGACTACCTTTGTGGAACCGTACGAGCTGGTTCAAAATGGGCAACCACTGTACCAGATTGCGAGCCTGGATACACTGGAATTACGGATTTATATCAGTGGGGCACAATTGCCTTCTGTAACGTTAGGTCAGAGTGTGGAAGTATTGGTGGATAAAAATGCTGAGGAAAATCAGGCGATGGGCGGACGAATAAGCTGGATTGCATCGGATGCTGAGTTTACGCCCAAGATGATTCAGACCAAGGAAGAGCGTGTCACGCAGGTGTATGCAGTTAAGGTAAAGGTGCCGAACCCGGATGGAATATTGAAAATTGGAATGCCCGGAGAGGTAAACTTTCAAACGCGAAATTAG
- a CDS encoding ABC transporter ATP-binding protein, with product MKPIEVEHMTKTYGKVEAVRGISFEVNDGELFGLIGPDGAGKTTIFRILTTLLKPDAGKASVLGLNAVDDYKQIRPKVGYMPGRFSLYQDLSVEENLSFFASVFGTNIEENYELVKPIYSQLEPFKDRMAGALSGGMKQKLALSCALIHKPEVLFLDEPTTGVDAVSRKEFWQMLHRLKDEGITILVSTPYMDEAEQCDRIALMQEGKILSIDTPVRITDQFDEPLWAIKSKDKYKLIQVLRTYEFAESVQPFGEYVHYTDQRSDFVPDKLKSYLEVNGIEYPEIRKIAPDIEDTFIRLMEQEVSHE from the coding sequence ATGAAACCAATCGAAGTTGAACATATGACCAAAACCTACGGCAAAGTAGAAGCCGTGAGAGGGATCTCCTTTGAAGTTAATGACGGAGAATTATTTGGGTTGATTGGCCCCGATGGTGCTGGAAAAACAACTATTTTCAGGATCTTAACGACATTGCTTAAACCTGACGCAGGTAAAGCATCTGTTTTGGGATTGAATGCTGTCGATGATTATAAACAGATTCGTCCCAAAGTAGGGTACATGCCCGGGCGTTTTTCGCTCTATCAGGATCTTTCGGTGGAAGAAAACCTCTCATTTTTTGCTTCTGTTTTTGGAACAAATATCGAAGAAAATTATGAGCTGGTAAAGCCAATATATAGTCAACTTGAACCCTTTAAGGATCGTATGGCCGGGGCCTTGTCTGGGGGGATGAAGCAGAAGCTGGCGCTTAGCTGTGCACTTATCCATAAACCGGAAGTGCTTTTTCTGGATGAGCCAACTACAGGTGTGGATGCGGTTTCGCGTAAGGAATTCTGGCAGATGCTTCATCGATTGAAAGATGAAGGCATTACTATTTTGGTTTCTACTCCTTATATGGATGAGGCCGAGCAGTGCGATCGCATTGCCCTGATGCAGGAAGGAAAAATTTTATCTATAGATACGCCTGTTAGGATCACAGATCAATTTGATGAACCCTTATGGGCGATAAAATCCAAAGATAAATACAAGCTAATTCAGGTGCTCAGGACGTATGAATTTGCGGAATCGGTGCAGCCTTTTGGGGAATACGTGCACTATACCGATCAGCGTTCTGATTTTGTACCAGATAAATTGAAATCCTATTTGGAAGTCAATGGAATTGAATATCCCGAAATAAGAAAAATAGCGCCCGATATTGAAGATACTTTTATCAGGTTGATGGAGCAGGAGGTGTCTCATGAGTGA